The Novosphingobium resinovorum nucleotide sequence AGGCGCTGCTCGTTTAGGACGCCTTGATCGCTTAAGTCGAACTTGGGGCCTCGGTTCTGGCTTAATGCCGCGGCATTATGACCGGGGCTGGGTGTGGGTTCAACGGGTGGTGGCGACGCTTTAATCTCCTACGGTGGATGGAGTGTCGCGCTGAAGCGTCGTCGAATCTCCTCACATTGATCCCGCTAGAAACGGTGACGGCGAAACTCAGGCGAATGGACGCCGGTTGCCAGCCATCACGTTGCCAATTGCGGCAAATATCAGGCGGGAGCGAAGGGAGCAGAAAACTCGTCATTTGCGCGTAGGGAGATCTTGAACTGCAAAAATTCCCTTCCCAAGTCTCACTTGCCGGGCGCCGCTGTTCGGGTCCGGTGGACATCGAGGGCGCCAGCTCTCCTGTACTGGCGCAACTCATGTCCAGATCGCTTCTTTGGAGGATTTGGAAATGAGAACTGCATTCGACTTTACGCCTTATCGGCGTTCGACGGTCGGCTTCGACCGCTTGTTCAACCTGCTCGAGGCAGGCGCACGCGATGAAGATGGCTATCCGCCCTTCGACATTCTGAAAGAAGGTGACGACAGCTATCGCATTACGCTGGCGGTTGCTGGCTTCCGCCCCGAGGACATCGAGGTGGTGGCTCAGCAGAACCTGCTCACCGTCACCGGTAAGCGTGCCGAAGACAACGATCAGGGCGAGTATCTGCATCGCGGCATTGCCACACGCGCATTCGAGCGGCGCTTCCAGCTTGCCGACTTCGTGGAAGCCGGGGATGCCCGTTTCGAGAACGGCCTACTGAGCATCGCGCTCAAGCGCGTTGTCCCCGAGGCAATGAAGCCGCGCCGGATCGAGATCAACGGTAGCAACGCTGCCCCGGATCAGATCGAGGCGCCCAGGGATGAGGTCCGCGAAGCGGCCTGATCCCGGTTCAAGAGGTCTGCCGGCGCCGTTTCAAGCGGGCCGGCAGGCCGTGCCTCTTCCAGCCAGAAAAGGAGATGACCATCATGGCTTTTCGTGATCTCATTCCCTAGAGCCGGCAGGAAAACCGGCTCCCCGTCCAGGTCAGCGCCGAGCGCGGCCGCGACAATGATACTCACCCATTGCTCTCGCTCCACCGCGAGATGAACCGGCTGTTCGACGACGTCTTCCGAGGCTTCGGTGTCGATACGCTGGCAAATGCCGTGAAGGTGACGTTGGTCCCAAGGGCCGAAACGTCGTCATCGACAAGAGCTTCGGCGCTCCCCGGATCACCAAGGACGGCGTCACCGTCGCCAAGGAAATCGAGCTTGCCGACAGGATCGAGAATATGGGCGCGCAGATGTTGCGCGAGGTGACGAACAAGCAGAACGACAAGGTGGGCGACGGCACTACCACCGCCACCGTGCTGGCCTAGGCGATCGTGCGCGAGGGCTCAAAGGCTGTCGCCGCCGGCATGACCATGCGCTCGCACGCACCAGTTAAACGTCTGTCACCAGGCCATTTGCTAATCCCAAAGCTGCGGCATGCTCTTCAGCCGCGCGGTGGTCGCTCCTCGACCCTGAGCAAGGGCAGCGATGCGGGACAGCGCGAAGTCACGATCGGCCTTGTCTCCGTGCTGGGCAAGATCGAGCAGACTGGAGGTGTCGCCGTTGGCCTCGAGCAGATCTCTGCTCCGCAGCCATTCGGTCATTTCCGAATTCGCTTCCATGTTACACCTCGCTGCTCCAGCCTCACTGCGAACGTCGAAGTGCGCCAATCGATCCCGGGCAGCCGGCAATGCTGAAGCGGATGGGCGTGTGCACGGCGATGAGCACTGTCTGAACTGTGATGGGAGGTGCGCGCCTTGCACCGATGCTAGAAGCCTTCATCATGGCAGATGCAGGAGGAGGCGGTGCCCGTGTCTCCTGTCAATCTCCATCTCAGGTAGATCCTGGGGTGAAGCAGACCTCAACGGGCATTTCAGATCAGCGATCTTGATGGAAATGCAAATGCGCCAGCGCGGACATTTGGCGGGCGAACTTGAGATTGGAACGAATTCAGTTTCTGCGGCTTGAGCGCATCAGGTGTTCCTGCACCTGTGGCCCGGCATGCTCTCTCCCACCGGTATGCGGCCGGGCCACTTCGCCTTTTTACAGTGCGTATTCCCGGAGATGACATTGCCCAACCGCGACCAGGACACCATCACGCCAGCTGGCGGCCACGAAGGCGGAAAGCCGAACAACCTGCGTTACATCGTCGGCGGATTGATCATCATGTTTCTTCTGGCCATGGCGATCATGGGGCTCAGCACAAGGGTGTTGGAACGTCCTGGTCCAGATCAGGGAGCAACCGAGAAGGCACCCGCCGACTGATGCTGCGAAAAGGCCCGGCGCTCTGGAGAGGCCGGGCCAAGGTTCGGGTTACAGCAAACCCTCAAGTCGCGAGCGGACGATACAGGATTGCCGGTGGTCCGGAAATGAGAATATCTCATTCCCTCATGATCATAGCGCCGGGCAATTCATTCCGGCGATCCCCTAAGCAACGAGGTTCCGGAAAATGTTGCCAACAGCTCACCTAATGCGACGCCGCAAGCCGTGATGCTGGCATCGTAGCGCGCCGACACTGTAAGTCACGCCGCAGCACATAGCCCTAGACAAAGTAACATCCGTTGTTATGCTATCGCGCTCGTCACGGTCATCAGAGTGAAGGCCGCCGAGAGGGGCAGCGCAATGATCCGCAGGATTTGGTGCCTATTCAACAGCCATTGTCACATAAAGCCGGAATAGGATGGCTCGCACTATGTCGGGAACTGCCGCCACTGCGGTGCTCGAATTAGCGGCTCGCATCGAAGAAATGGTGGCGTACCTCTCGCAGATAGGTACCGCATGAAAACTGTCCTCGAGCGGATCGTCCGCGCGCTCTGCAGCCAGAACGGCTTCCCGGAGAATACAATGTATCAGGGGCGGCCGATGTGGGAGGACTTCCTTCCCAAGGCGCGCGTGGCTCTGGCCGCGATCCTCTACCCCACCGAGGTAATGGGAGGCGGGAGGAGCCATCGGCGGCTTTTCCGACAGGTATGAAGGCCAGTTTTCCGAGAAGGCGTCCGAGGTCTGGAAAGCGATGGTTGAAGCGGGCCTCGCCGGACTGCCGTAGCCGCAGCTCGGGAACAAAGGTAAGCCGAAGAGTTTGAAAATCGGTCTTTAAATCATAGTCAGAGGAGATGATCGTGTTCCGCAAGTCCGTCCAGCTCCATGACGGTCCCTGCCATGGAATGAGCGTGATCTGGGATGGCAGCAACGAGGTGCGGATGATTAAGTGCAGGCAAGGCTATGTGCCTTGGCCGAGCAAAGCGGGCCCACCGTTGATTGAAAGCGAGATCTACCGCCCTTCGATCGATTCTCCATCCATCTTCGTTTGGGCGAAGGGAACTAGCTCAACTGCGGAGAATTGCTCAGCACCTTCTGGCTCCGAAAAGTTCTAAAGCCCAGCCTGACCATGGGTCACGGGCGCGGCGGCGGGAGGAAACCCGCCGCGCTCGCCCCGGCGGCCACCCCATTCCGCCGAGCTGCAAACGAATGATATTGATGGACCGGCCGCATATAGCGGCGCTGCGTTCACAAGTGCGTTGATCCCCGCGCATTCATCGCTACCGAGCCGCCCGGGTGCGGCGGCTTGCAGGGGACCGGCGCACCCATCTCCCTTGTGGAAAAATCGTTTACTAGCGGTATGCTATCGATCTGCTGGCGCGTTCTCGTCGCGCCGAAGGAGATCCCCGTGCATCAAGAGTACAAGAGCCTCACTCGTGCCGCGATCGCCGAAGCGATCAAAAAAAACATAGGGATATCTTCCACCAAGGCCAATCACATGGTCGATGCGATCATTGAGGAGATGGCCGCTGCTCTCGAACGTGGCGAGAACGTGAAGATTGCCGGCTTCGGCACGTTCCTGCTGAACGATAAGGGGCCGCGGGTCGGACGCAACCCGAAGACTGGCAAGGAGGCGGTTGTAGGCGCGAGGCGCGTCGTCACCTTTAACCCGAGCACCATCCTGCGAGCACGCGTCGCTCCCTTGTTGGACTGATCTCAGATCAGCGACCTGCTCTGCAACGCGATCGCCATGCTGCGCGGCTTCACACTGCCGCGTGGACGGTTCGCGCGCATTTTTGGCATTTGATCGGGTGCGGCGCTATGGACGCGGTCGGCGTCGCGGACTCCGGCCGAAAGAGCGGCAGTCTGAGCCTGGGCGGATCGGAACGGCTTCTTCATTGACCTTGCCGTCGCTGACGCGGAACCCCCTGGGCGTTACCTTCTCGGCATTGAATGTGATGGCGCCGCCTATCATGATGCGCGCTCCGCGCGCGAGCGTGACCGCTTGCGTCAATCCGTGCTCGAGAGCCACGGATGGACGATCCATCGGCTGTGGAGCACCGACTGGTTCTATCGCCCCAACGAGCAGATCGATGCCATCGTCACCAAGATCGAAGCGGCCAAAGCCGAGCATGACGCCGATGCCGGTGCAGAGGCCAACCGGTCCGCACGGTTCGAGATCTACAGCGTCGAGCGCGAGGACTTAACCGAAATGGGCATCATCTGCGCGGATGAAGTCGCTGAGGCGGCAAGTGCCAACCTCTATATAGAGGCCGTTATCTCTCGTCCGGCATTCCACGACGGCGAATTGCACGAAACCGCCGTCGGGGTTCTCGCCGCGCTCGTCGAGGAAGCCGTCCGGATCGAGGGACCTGTCCATATCGACGAGGTGATCGAACGTATCCGATCGGCATGGGGTCTCAAGCGCGCAGGCGGCAGAATCCAGCAGGCATGCTGCCGTCCGGGCCAAGCTGGTCGAGGATACCGGCCTGTCGCTGCGGGTGATGGTGGCGCATGTCATCATGGGTTCGGGGCTGTGGACGGTGCGGATCGAACCTCAGAAGTCACCCACTGATGCGGTGGCCGAGAGCGTCGAGGGCTGCCTGTCGGAAGTCTGTTCGATGCCCGGCGACGCGAGGTTCTGGCCCTGCTTGGCCTGGATGCCGAGACGGCCACAGTCGCCGGCGGCGATGCCGATGGGAAGGGCATTTGCGGTCTGGTTCAGCGGCTGATCGCCATGGACGATGCCGATGTCATGCGCGTCCTTGCGGTGGTCATGAGCGAAACGCTGGACGTCGGAACAGGCATCATCGAATTGCTGGGCCAGCACATGGGCGTTGCCATGCTCGATGCGGTGCGCGATCGTGAGGTGATGGGCCATCTGCTGGTCGAGGTTGCGGGTAATCAGGTCGCTGCGGAAAACGCCAAGGCGACGAGCAAGGTCCAGCGGGGCATCATCCGTGGCTGCCTGACCGGGACCAATGGCAGGCGGAAGCGCGAGAGCTGGGTGCCGCGCTGGATGGCCTTCCCGGCGAGCGCCTACACGGCACGGGGCGGGGTCGGCAGCGCCGAACGGGCCGCACGTCTGGCCGCGCTTTGCGATGAGGAGGAAGCCGGGGCCGAGGCGACGGAAGGGGCTGAAGCCGCCCCCGCCGAAGCCGAACAGGCGCTGCCTCAGGCGGCTTGAACCAGTGAGGCCCGGCGGCGTGATGCTGCCGGGCTTCTCCTTTCAAGGAGACCATCGGCAGCCGACCAATATACGCTATGCGTCGGCAGTGGTGCGAACAACCGCTTTCTCCAAACCCCTCCGTTCGCCTGCCTTAAAGCTGCTGAGCAGCAACTAGCCTTATTCTCTGCTGCTCGTTCGCCCCGCCGAATATGCCAGAGGCTGACGTATATTTATTTCCGGCTACCGAGTTCACATGGCCTGTGGGCCGCTGTCAGGGGGCGATGGGGGGTGATCTCAAACCCCGCCGAAGAGCTGCCTATGGCAGCAGGGCTACGATAGCTTCCTGAAGGAGGTGCGCAATCGCTGCCGGTTCTGCCAAAATCCCGCGCATCAACGCAGCCTGCCAGCTGTTGACGCCCCTGGACATCAGAGCAACGCGCAGTTCGAGGCCGATCTGATCCGTGACGCTCTGGAGACTGAGGATGGGGTCCCGCAGCTTTAT carries:
- a CDS encoding Hsp20 family protein; the protein is MRTAFDFTPYRRSTVGFDRLFNLLEAGARDEDGYPPFDILKEGDDSYRITLAVAGFRPEDIEVVAQQNLLTVTGKRAEDNDQGEYLHRGIATRAFERRFQLADFVEAGDARFENGLLSIALKRVVPEAMKPRRIEINGSNAAPDQIEAPRDEVREAA
- a CDS encoding integration host factor subunit alpha; translated protein: MLSICWRVLVAPKEIPVHQEYKSLTRAAIAEAIKKNIGISSTKANHMVDAIIEEMAAALERGENVKIAGFGTFLLNDKGPRVGRNPKTGKEAVVGARRVVTFNPSTILRARVAPLLD
- a CDS encoding DUF3320 domain-containing protein — encoded protein: MDLAVADAEPPGRYLLGIECDGAAYHDARSARERDRLRQSVLESHGWTIHRLWSTDWFYRPNEQIDAIVTKIEAAKAEHDADAGAEANRSARFEIYSVEREDLTEMGIICADEVAEAASANLYIEAVISRPAFHDGELHETAVGVLAALVEEAVRIEGPVHIDEVIERIRSAWGLKRAGGRIQQACCRPGQAGRGYRPVAAGDGGACHHGFGAVDGADRTSEVTH